The Isorropodon fossajaponicum endosymbiont JTNG4 genome segment TAATACAAACCATAAGGAGGTCAGTAATGACACAATATAAATCAAGAAAACAACGAGTGACTTTTACCGTTGAACATTCTGTTCAATACCCCCTTGAGGGGGGAACACTAGATTATGCCAAACTCATGGTGCATGAGAATTACACCAATAAAAAAAATCATGATAATATCAGGAGCTTGCTCCTCAGCAGTTAGCAGATGGAGAAAACAATACCTAGCAGAGCTTGGTGGACAAACACCAGAGTCAGGCAAAGCGCTGACTTCTGAACAACAAACAATACAACTGCTTGAGAAACAACTTTGGCGCGCACAAAGGGACAATGAAATCTTAAAAAAGGCAACAGCCTTGTTCGCTGTGGACAATCACCAAGTGATATGATTATCAAGATAAACAAGGCTTGCCAACAATACAATACTAAAGAATTATGAGCATTACTCAAACTTCCTCACAGTAGTTATTACTATCAAGTCAAAGATAAGCGAGTAAACAACAACACCAACGCTATGATTAAATTAATCAAACAAACTGCTATTGAAGTTGGATACACCTATGGCAAACGCAGAATGCGAGTAGTTTTGAATAACCAAGGTTATAACATTGGTATTTACCAAACTGCAACGCTAATGAAAAAAGCCAATGTAGTTGCCATACGCCCAAGAAAGCGTCATTATTACCCTAATACTAGATTGATGTTTAAAAAGGCAAAAAACCTATTAAATCGTGTGTTTGAGCAGCAATCAATTAATACGCATTGGGTTGGTGATATTACCTATATCAAAACCTATCAAGGTGGGAGTTATTTAGCCAGTGTGTTGGATTTAGGCTCAAGACAAGTTGTTGGTTGGGCATTGTCAAAACAGCCTAATGCTCAGTTGGCAAAGGATGCGCTTAGTAATGCTGTGTCTAGACACCAGCCCAATACAAATAAACACATGTTCCACTCTGATCAAGGGACTCAATACTCTTCTAAAGTTTTTATTGATTATTGCAACAAGAACAACATTACTCAAAGCATGAGCAGGCGAGGTAATTGTTGGGATAATGCGGTCATGGAGCGTTTCTTTAGAAGTCTGAAGACTGAGAGATTAAATTATCAAAGTTTTGCAAATCATAGTGAAGTCGTGCAAAATGTAGAGGGTTATATCTACTTGTATAATTACAAAAGGATTCATTCAGCGATTGGGTATTTAACACCTGCTCAAAAGATGGCTGAATTGAAAAAAGCGGCTTGAAATGTGTCCAAGTAGGTTAGAGCATTGCAACCAGATGAAGAGCCGCATATTGTCTTTACAGGAAAAAGCACGCTTAATAATATCAACTTTCTTGATAATCAGAACAAGAAAAACATACTCAGTTGGAAAAATATAACAGGCAGTGGTATATATTTTTCATCTGTCGATAGAGTATTGCGTATATCAAAAGTCGATATTGATGAGTTAAATAGTCAGATTGTTTTTGATCAAAAATCTCAACTTAATTTGCAAACTGTGTTGATACAGGGTGTTGATCAAGCAAATGAACAACAAAATGGCAAGCCGTTGTCTATTCATATTGATGCGATTGCGTTGAGTGATAATCAAGTGCAATTCTCAGATTTATCCTTAATAGAGCCTTTTTATTCTTCCATTGATCATGTAAATGGTCAAATTATAAATTACTCAACAGAGCCAAATACCGTATTAAAGGTGGAGGTTGAAAGCAATGTCAACAAGAGTGGTTATTTTAAGATTTCGGGTCAGTTAAATCCTACAAAGCCGACATTAAGCACTGATATTCATGCAACTTTTCGCGATATCTCTACAGCCAATATAACCCCTTATACGATTAAATTTATTGGTCAAAAGATAAAATCTGGGAAGTTGAATGTGACATTTGATTATAAACTCAGAGACAACCTGATTGAAGGTAGCAATGGTATTCGCTTTGATAGAGTTAGCCTTGTGGAACCGATTGAAAGCCCAGAGGCAGTACAATTGCCTTTGTCCTTGGCTTTGGCATTGTTGGAGGACAATCAAGGTCAAACGTTGATTGATTTACCAGTACGTGGAGATATTAATAATCTAGATTTTAGCTACGCACATTTAGTTTGGAAGGCGTTTGGCGGTGTTATTGCGGGTATTATTACTGCATCATTTAATTTTCTAGGTAAGTTGCTTGGCGCAGATGATGCGCAATTAGAGTTTATTGGCTTTGCTTTAGCAGACTCAAGACTTTTACAACAAGAACAAGAAAAATTACTCATCATAGCCAAGGCATTAAAAAAACGACCGTCATTATCTTTAGGTATCTACCCTGTTTATAATACTGTGTGTGATACACACGCATTACGTGAGAAAGAATTGGCCACATTGTTAGCTGGTAACAAACAAAAAATTATTAAAAAAAGCCGTGGAACAAGCCGCCAATTGCTTATAAAGTATTGAGATATACACATGAAAAACGTTTTGGCATTGAAGGCTCTCAGGAGCGCATAGCAGTCATTAATCGTACTCAGAGCACAAACAAAACACGCACTCAGCAGATAAAGCACCTACAACTTGGTGATGAGCTGTGCCATAATATTATAATTGACCATATAAAGTTTTCAACACTTGCATCACAAAAGAGCACAATCTATTTATCAGTTTTTATTAGGTCAAGATCTTAGTCCTAAACGCTTGGAACTACTTAAATTAAAAGAAGTAGAGGCGCAAGAAAATAATTGGATAGAAAGTAAATTATCTTTAGATGCTTTGCGGTAACAGTCTAAAATTATTGCAAAATGACATCAGGCTCTATGTTGCAATAATTCAGACAAGTTTTTACATGCAAAGAGAAATGGATATAAAATTTCTCTCAAGTTATTTTGCTTGTTACTATTAAAAGGCACTAACGCCCGCAATTCCTTGAGCGCCAAGTTGTCGGGTTTTTTCTAGGTCTTTAAGCGCCATCCCGCCTAAAAAGTACACAGAAATATTGAGCTTATCCACAACTTTTTTGGCGCTATTCCAGCCTAATGGCAAAGTGTTAGGATGGGTTTTGGTGGCTTGTACGGGGGAGATAACAACAAAGTCAGCACCCATTTCTTGGGCTTTTAGTGCTTCGACTAGATTGTGTGTGGATACGCCCAATAGTTTATTATCAGCGCAAGGTCTTTTGCTCAATTTAAGCATTTCAGCGGTGGTGATATGCCAGCCATCGCAATAGTTCTCATCAAAGGTTTTATTAACGGTATTAAGCAGTAGTTTGATGTTATTTTGCTTGCATTTGTTGTGAAGTTCGGCAATAAAGGAATGATCTAATTCTATTTTGCTTCTTAATTGAAGCAGTGTTGTGTCTTGTGTGAGTTTTTGATTAAATTTTGCCATCCATTCATCACTTTGGTGATTGCTTGATGGGGTAATCCAATATTTATTAGGTAGGGTGATAGAGCTAATAAAGGCTTTCATGGTGGGTAATAGTTTGTAGTTATTTAACTCATTAACATCAACCCAAGATATGGCTTGACCTTCAATACCCAAAGGTGTGTTTTGGTACTCGTTGATGTTATAAATACTTAGTTGGACGGTTCTATCTTCATACTTATGCATCATGGTTTGATGAAGGGTCAATTGATTAACCTGTATGTCTAATTCTTCTTTTAGTTCTCTTATGATAGCCTGTTCTTTTGATTCGCCAGCCTCAATTTTTCCACCAGGAAGTTCCCAGAAGCCGCCCATAAATTGTTCTTTTTTGCGTCTTGCAATGAGTATTTCTTGGTTTTTGTTGCGTAAAACACCCACAACTGCCTTGATTGTTTTCATCAGCTACCCTAATGTAAAATAATGCTATTTTAGCATCTGGACTTGTTTTGCAGTTACAGGAAAAAATTCAACAACTAAAGCCGTATAGTGGGCTATTGAAGGGCAATTTAATGGGCCTAGAAAAAGAAGGGTTGCGTGTGTCAAGAAAAGGTGGTATTTCTCAAGCGCCACACCCTCAAACCTTTGGTTGTGCGTTGACACACCCTAATATCACTACGGACTTTTCTGAGTCATTAATAGAATTGGTAACGCCACCACTTGGTAATGCGGTAGAAATGCTGTCTTTTTTAGAAGACACACAGCATTATTTGTATTATCATTTGCCCAAGGATCAAAACTTTTGGTCGACAAGTATGCCTTGTGTTATTCGTGGTGAAACCACCATTCCCATTGCTCAATATGGTACTTCTAACCAAGGCATGATGAAAACAATTTATCGTCAAGGGCTGGCAAATCGTTACGGCAGTGTGATGCAGACCATTGCAGGCATCCATTTTAATTATTCGTTTTCCCATGAGTTCTGGCGGCAATATCAAACATTGCTTGCTCCTACAGAGGTATTAAGGTCATTTATTGATAATGGCTATATGGGCTTAACCCGTAATATAGTGCGTTATGGCTGGATAATTCCTTATTTATTCGGCGCATCGCCTGCTGTGTGTAAGTCGTTTTTGAAAGGCTACCATGCACATTCGTTGGTTGAGTTTAATGAGTCAACTTTGTATGAACCTTATGCCACCTCTTTACGTATGGGGGATATTGGCTATCAGAATTTGGCTGAGGATGAGGCAGGCGTGAAGGCCAATTACAATAGTTTGAGCCATTATATAAATAGCCTTAAAGCAGGCATGCAAACGGCTTGTTCTGAGTATGAAATGATTGGCTTAAAGCGCCACGGGAAATATCAGCAACTTAATACCAATATTTTGCAGATTGAAAATGAATATTATGCTTCTGTACGTCCAAAACCACTGGTTGAACCAGATAAAAAACCCTTAGATACACTAAGTAGTAGTGGTATTGGCTATGTTGAGCTAAGATCAATAGATATCAATCCACTCTTGCCATTAGGTATCGACAAGGCACAAATTTATTTCTTAGAAGTTTTTATGTTGTTTTGTTTGCTTGAACCATCCTGCGCTATTTCTACCTCAGAACAGTTTGAGATTGATACTAATGATCAACTAGTTGCTCATGAGGGTCGCAAACCCAAATTAATGCTAACGCATAGAGGCAAGCAGACTTCACTTCAAAAGTGGGGGGGTGATATTATGGCTAAGATTGAACAATGTGCAGCCTTACTAAGTGAAAGTCACCAAGGGTCTGTTCGGGATATGGCACGTCGTATTAATAATCCAAATTTAACGCCTTCTGCGATAACACTTAGTCAGATGAAAGAGCACAATCAGGGATTTTTTGATTATACTAATTCGTTGTCTAAACAATATAGAAACGGTTTTTTATCTAGTACAATCAATCAAAAACACTTTGATTATTTGGATCAACAGGCAAAGATTTCATGTAAAAAACAGCAACAGATTGAAGCCTCTGATTTAGTGGATTTTGATACATTTTTAGCTGAGTATTTTAAAAATATCTAAAAAATTAATGAACAGTAATGAAACAACAATTTGTGCATTGGCCAGTAGCGTTGGTAAAGGTGGTATTGGTGTGGTGCGTGTATCAGGGTCGTTATGTAAAGTGATTGCAAAAAAAATGCTTGGGCTTGTTCCCAAACCGCGTTATGCGCATTATGGTTTATTTTTTGACCAAGAAAATGATGAAATAGACAAAGGTATTGCTCTTTTTTTCCCTAAGCCGCACTCATTTACAGGTGAAGATGTATTGGAATTTCAAGGGCATGGCGGTATGAGTGTGATGCGTTGTTTATTAGAATCCGCCATATCGATGGGTGCTAAACCGGCCGAGCCAGGTGAATTTTCAAAACGTGCTTTTTTAAACGGAAAAATGGAC includes the following:
- a CDS encoding DUF748 domain-containing protein — its product is MQPDEEPHIVFTGKSTLNNINFLDNQNKKNILSWKNITGSGIYFSSVDRVLRISKVDIDELNSQIVFDQKSQLNLQTVLIQGVDQANEQQNGKPLSIHIDAIALSDNQVQFSDLSLIEPFYSSIDHVNGQIINYSTEPNTVLKVEVESNVNKSGYFKISGQLNPTKPTLSTDIHATFRDISTANITPYTIKFIGQKIKSGKLNVTFDYKLRDNLIEGSNGIRFDRVSLVEPIESPEAVQLPLSLALALLEDNQGQTLIDLPVRGDINNLDFSYAHLVWKAFGGVIAGIITASFNFLGKLLGADDAQLEFIGFALADSRLLQQEQEKLLIIAKALKKRPSLSLGIYPVYNTVCDTHALREKELATLLAGNKQKIIKKSRGTSRQLLIKY
- a CDS encoding Nudix family hydrolase — protein: MKTIKAVVGVLRNKNQEILIARRKKEQFMGGFWELPGGKIEAGESKEQAIIRELKEELDIQVNQLTLHQTMMHKYEDRTVQLSIYNINEYQNTPLGIEGQAISWVDVNELNNYKLLPTMKAFISSITLPNKYWITPSSNHQSDEWMAKFNQKLTQDTTLLQLRSKIELDHSFIAELHNKCKQNNIKLLLNTVNKTFDENYCDGWHITTAEMLKLSKRPCADNKLLGVSTHNLVEALKAQEMGADFVVISPVQATKTHPNTLPLGWNSAKKVVDKLNISVYFLGGMALKDLEKTRQLGAQGIAGVSAF
- the gshA gene encoding glutamate--cysteine ligase encodes the protein MGLEKEGLRVSRKGGISQAPHPQTFGCALTHPNITTDFSESLIELVTPPLGNAVEMLSFLEDTQHYLYYHLPKDQNFWSTSMPCVIRGETTIPIAQYGTSNQGMMKTIYRQGLANRYGSVMQTIAGIHFNYSFSHEFWRQYQTLLAPTEVLRSFIDNGYMGLTRNIVRYGWIIPYLFGASPAVCKSFLKGYHAHSLVEFNESTLYEPYATSLRMGDIGYQNLAEDEAGVKANYNSLSHYINSLKAGMQTACSEYEMIGLKRHGKYQQLNTNILQIENEYYASVRPKPLVEPDKKPLDTLSSSGIGYVELRSIDINPLLPLGIDKAQIYFLEVFMLFCLLEPSCAISTSEQFEIDTNDQLVAHEGRKPKLMLTHRGKQTSLQKWGGDIMAKIEQCAALLSESHQGSVRDMARRINNPNLTPSAITLSQMKEHNQGFFDYTNSLSKQYRNGFLSSTINQKHFDYLDQQAKISCKKQQQIEASDLVDFDTFLAEYFKNI